The genomic region CATTTTTTGATACTAGCAGCTTTTTAGATGTTAATAATACTGAAATTAAAATTACTACTCCAGCAACTACCCATAATGCAGGTATTGAAATATAACTTATCAAAAAACTGCTTACTAAAGAACCTGCTAGTCCACCTAATTGCATCACTAAGGAATTTACCGATAATATTGATGCTCTAATCTTATTAGGAATTTCACCATTTAATATAACAGCTTCTGGTATATTAGCCATGCCAAGCATTAAATAAATCATTGTATAAAATATAATAAATAAGAAAATGTTTTTTTGAAAAGCAGTTAAAATTAATATAAAAGCTAATAATAATCGAACTACCACATACATACTTTTTAAATTTAATTTATATTTATCAATTATCTTATTTGAAATTATTCCACCAGACATTGCTGCAACAAAATATAAAAAGGCCATTATCCCAAGAAGTCCCATCATACTTTTATTAGGCATTATTGATATAAAGTGAGGCTGCCAATAGGTTTCTAATGCACTTAAAAAAAATCCAGTTGCAAAAGCAGAAATGAATATACATAAAACAGTCAAGTTTCCCTTAACAAAAGAAGAGCTCTTTTTAATATGCTCCTTTATAGGTATTCTTTCTTCATTTTCTGTTGTACTTATATCTTTTATAAAAATAATAGAAAGAACTAAAACAATTATTGTTAGAATAATTCTAATAATAATATTTAAATCATAAGAGCCAAAATTAGAAAATAAATTACTTTTTATTTCAGGAAAAAAACCTCCTGATAAGGCCCCTGCAGATAAACCCAATGAATCTAAAACTGCCAAACGAGTGGTAATTCTATTTAACTTATCTTTTCCAAAGGCTTCAATATATGAATCAATAAACAAGGCATCAAAGGAACCTGAAGATAAAGCCCTGCTTAACCCAAACAATATCATTGCAACGCACATAATAATAAACCCATGACCAAATAAAAGAACTAAAGAGCTTATTAGTGAAATTAATAAGGATAAGCAAAATGTTTTCTTTCTTCCCATTACATCTGCAATAACCCCTGTAGGAAGTTCAAGAAAAACTACTGTTATTGCATAGATCCCCATAATAATAGATAAATTACTTAAAGATATACCTTTGCTCATTAGCAATAAGCTTAATATTGGCACAAGAAGTCCACCTAAATATGAATTTAATAAGACCATTAAAGAATATAATTTTACCTTCATAACTTTTATGCCTTTCCATCATCATTATTTAAATCTGTTCTATATGCAATTAAAGCATACTCAAAAGGATGAGTATCATTAGATGGCTTTGAACGCTTTTCTATAAAATCACTTATTACAGAATATAATTCATTAGCATCTTCTTTAGTTAAATGAACTACCCCAGATAAAAAGTCTGCAAATTTATTTCCCTTATTTAGCTCGTCCACTAATAATGGCTTCATTTTAGTTATGGTACTCTGAAAGTTATCATATATTTCAGATAAGATATTTTTTGCTAGAATTTCACGATTTAAAGACAAATCATCATCTAAACTTTGACCTATACTAATAGTTTTATCAGTTAATCTAAGATACTTTGCAGTTATTCCATTTATAACTTCACTATGATCAAATTCAACAATGTTTAATGATTCTAATTGTTTTATATGATGTTGTGCTGATGATGGTGACATGCTTAATTTATCAGCAATATATTTAGATGTAACCGGCTTACCCTCAATTCTCATAAATCTAATAATTTTTTGTCTAATTGGTGACATTAAAATTTTAAGTTCTTTATCTGTTTTAAGTACTATTTTATTGCTATCTTCCATGGATTCCTCCTAAACATTTAAAATAATATACCATTACAGTAACTGTAACGTTATATTAATTATAACGTTGTCTCTTATAATTGTCAAACAAAGTAAAAAGGACTATCAACTGCAATATTACAGCGATAGCCCTTATTGTTTATTAGAAATCTTTTAATATAAACTTTTTATTAATCAGAAATCATAGGGTTCCCCATTAAGTATTTAAAAACCTATATTTCTTTTACAATTAATTCTTCAAGGCTGCGTTTTGGAACATAATGATTACCTTCTTCATCTCTATAATATTTAATACTTCCACCTTCATCCATATCCTCTATTATTACATTTTCCTTTGGATATCCTAATGCAATAACTAAGGCTATTTCAAAATCATCAGAAATATTTAGATTTTCTGTTAGCTTAGCACGGTTGATACTTCCTAAAATGCATCCACCAAGCCCCACCTCTGCAGCACCAAGACATATTGTTTGAGCACAAATACCCTCATCTGCACTTTGTTTTTTTGTTAAGGTTTTATCTCTAAGCATAATAACATATGCAGTAGGACGTTCACTTTCGATTGGTCCATCCCATTCCCTTAAGTATCCAGCCCAGCTTAATGTTTCATACACCTTTTTATTTATTTCTTCTTCACATACTAAAATGTATTTAAGAGGCTGAAGATTTGCAGCACTTGGCGTATATCTTACCAATTCTACTAGTTCCTTCAATTGGTCTTTTGTAATTTTTTTATCACCGTAAAAACGTCTATAACTACGGCTTTTCTTTACTAAATCCTTAAACATAATAACACCACCTGTAATTCAATTGACAATCGACAGTTGACAATTTCGGAAATAATTCAGCAGAGCTGAATTATGAAATTTTAGATTTTCAGTTTTTCTGAAAATCTACCTACATTCTTAATTGTTAATTTTTAATTCCTTAATCTGTTACCTGCTACTTGTCTCATATTTCCTTTTATATTTATACTACCATTTTATAGCTTATGGATATTACTGTCAATAATATCAATTACAAATGCACATTTATTACTTAGTATATAAGTTATCAATGCAAACTATTATAATATATGGCTTAATTAAAAAGTGAGCATATGTAAGTTTACTTGAGAATTGAAGAAAGAAAATTATAAAACAAAGTCATGTATATAAAGAAGCCTAACTCCACATATATACATGACTTTTAATTCTATTACATATTACTTATTATCTGTGCTATTATCTGTCACCTGACTTGTGCTTGTTCCCTTTTACCTGTACATGTTACTTGTTCCCTGTTACCTGATTAATCTAGTTCTATCGCTCCAGTATTTAAATTATAATAACGTCCTTTTTGTTTCATTAAATCTTCATGATTTCCACGTTCTATAATTCTACCTTGTTCTAATACCATTATTGCATTAGAATCACGAACAGTTGACAGTCTATGGGCTATTACAAAGGTTGTTCTGCCTTCCATTAATTTGTCCATACCTTCTGAAATCAGCTTTTCAGTTCTTGTATCTACAGATGAAGTAGCCTCATCAAGAATAAGTATAGTTGGATCAGCTACTGCTGCTCTAGCTATAGATAATAATTGACGTTCCCCTTGTGATAAGTTATGACCATCTTCTGTAAGCATTGTATCATATCCTTGAGGTAAATTTTTTATAAAATAATGAGCATTAGCAAGCTTTGCAGCTTCCTTTACTTCTTCATCTGTAGCATCTAATCTTCCATATCTAATATTATCTGCTATTGTTCCCTCAAACAAATGAACATCTTGAAGAACTATACTCATTGTACTTCTTAAATCTTGCTTATTAATACGTCTAATATCTATTCCATCATATAATACTTTTCCATCACTAATTTCATAAAATCTATTTATAAGATTTGTTATAGTTGTTTTACCAGCACCAGTTGATCCTACAAAAGCTATTTTTTGTCCTGGCTTTGCATATAGACTTATATTCTTTAGCACTCTCTGTCCTGGAAGATAACCAAAGTCTACATTTTCAAAGGTAATATCACCCCTAAGAGCTACTTCTTCATATCCTCCATTTTTATTTGGAACCTTCCAATAAGCAGTACCATCTTCTCTTCTAACTAAAGTAACATCTCCCTCATCAATTTCAACTTTTTCATCTAATACTTTAAAAATTCTTTCTGCTCCAGCTAGAGCTGCAAATAAAGTATTAAGCTGATTGGAAACTTGGGTTATAGGTCGAGAAATTGTTCTTGTGTATTGCAAATAAGACGCAATATTACCTATACTTAATTTATTTATCATTACTAAAAAGGCTCCGCCCATTGATATAAGGGCATATAATACATAAGATAAGTTCCCCATAATAGGGAGAAGCATAACACCATAAGTAGCTGCACTGCTGCTCGCCTTACGAAGTTCTTCATTTTTCTTATCAAAAGTATTAATAGCTCTTTTCTCATAATTGAATACTTTAACTACTTTTTGCCCTGACATCATTTCTTCAATATATCCATTCATATCAGCTAAGGCAGCTTGTTGAGCACGGAAATATCTTGTTGATTTTTTCCCAACATAATTTGTAAAAGCAAGCATAACTGCTAACATAATTACAACTATTATAGTTAAAATTGGGCTTATGAATAACATCATAATAAATGTTCCAACAACTGTTATTACTGATACTATAATTTGTGATATCCCTTGCTCAAAAGCTTGATTTAACATATCTACATCATTAGTAAAGGTAGACATCAAATCCCCATGAGAATTTCTATCAAAATAAGATATCGGCAGTTTTTCCATATGAGAAAACATATCTTCACGAATTTTATGAATAGTTCTCTGTGCTAACTTTGCCATAAATAAGTTTCCCAAATATTCGGATAAAGAAATTACTATTACCAGCATTCCCATTATAATAAGGTATCTTATAAATATTCTCATACCATCACCCTTAACCAAGGTATCTATAATAGGGCTTAGCATAGCATTAGTTCCAATTTGTGCAATAGAGCTTAATATAATGAAAATTATTCCACACCACAATAAAGCTTTATTGTATCTTAAATATTTAAATAATCTTTTTATTGTTTTTTTAGGATCATTTGGGCGCAACTGACGATTTTTACTCATTCCCCAACCACCCCTTTCTTTTGTGACTCATAGATTTCTTTATAAATTGGAGATACTTTCATTAAAGTTTCATGATCTCCAAGGGCTTCTATTTCTCCTTCATTCATTACAATAATTCTATCAGCATGCTGAATTGATGAGATTCTCTGAGCAATAATAATTGTAGTAATATGTCCAAGTTCTTCTTTAAATGCACGTTGAATTTTTGCATCAGTAGTCATATCTACAGCACTTGTTGAATCATCTAAAATTAATATCTTAGGCGATTTTAATAATGCTCTTGCAATACTTAATCTTTGCTTTTGACCACCAGAGAAATTATCTCCCCCTTGTTCAACTCTATGATCCAAACCATCCTCATACTTTGAAACAAATTCCCAAGCTTGGGCTTGTTTCAAGGCATTTATTATTTCTTCATCAGTTGCATTTTCATTTCCCCACTTCATATTTTCACGAATAGTTCCTGAAAATAAGGTATTCTTTTGTAATACAAAGGCAACCTGATTACGTAAGGCCTTAATATCATAATTTTTTACATTTAAGCCGCCAACAATAACTTCTCCTTCTGTTACGTCATAAAGCCTTGGTATAAGCTGTACTAAAGTAGATTTAGAAGAACCTGTAGAACCAATAATTCCAAGAACTTCTCCAGATTTTATATTAAAATTTATATCCCTTAATGTTCTTTCCTTACTTCCAGGATAGACAAAATTTACATTCTTAAAACTAATAGCACCATCTTTTAATTCCTTTACAGGCTCTAAAATTTCCTTAATTTCTGATTCTGTTTCTAATACCTCTATAATTCTGCCTCCAGATGCTATACCACGCATTAATTGCATAAGGAAAAATGACATTAACATAAGTGCCATTAAAACTTGTATTATATAGGTAATAAAAGAAATTAATTCTCCACTTCCCATAGTCCCAGCTGTAACTTTTTGTCCACCAAACCAAAGTACTGCAATTATAGTTGAAAATACCATAAGATTAAAAGCAGGCATTAAAGTAACAACTAGAGAAACAGCTTTAATAGCAGTATCCCTTACAGAATCATTTCTTTCTTTAAATCTTTTTTCTTCATGTTTTTGTCTATTAAAAGATTTCACAACTCTTATTCCTATTAAATTTTCTTGAATAATTGCATTTACTCTATCAATCTTAGTTTGAAGCATTCTAAATAATGGACGTGCTTTTATCATTACCACTGCTATAATAATTGCAGTAAGTGGTAATACAACCATAAATATTTTTGCTAAAGACGCATTTATATTAAAAGCCATAATTAGTGCAAATAGTAGTAAAAAAGGCGCCCTTATAGCCATACGTAAACTCATCATAGCAACTTGACCTAGAGTATTACAATCATTGGTAAGTCTTGTTATAAGGGATGAAACTGAAAATTTATCTAAATTAGCAAAAGAAAAAGCTTGAATTTTTCTAAATATTTCAGCCCTAATTTCTGCAGCAAAACCATAACCTGCTCTAGCTCCATAATGAGAACTCATTACACCAAAAGTCATGCCTAATAAAGCAGAAATAATCATAATTATCCCAAGTCTTACAATATAGTTAATATCTCTGTTTACTATTCCTATATCAACTATTAAAGACATAAGATATGGAATAACTATATCTGCTAAAACTTCTAAAATCATAAGTATAGGGCTTAAAATAGCAAATACCTTATACTTTTTCATATATGGCAATAATTTTTTCAAAATATCCCTCCTATTCTTCTAACTTTTATCATTTTAGTTTCTCATATTATTTAGATTATTATTTATTTTAGATAAGAAAGAACTTAATTTTAGTAATTCCTCTTGGCTAAATTCATTAAACATTTCTTTATATATATTTGGCAAATGATCTCTATAATCATCTATTATAGACTTACCTAACTCTGTTAAAACTAACCTATTATATCTCATATCTGATTCTAAAGGTATTTGTTTAAGCACTTTTAAATTTAATAACCTTTTTATCGAAGTACTAATAGCTCCTTCTGTAACTTTCATCTCTTCAGCAATATCTTTTTGATTTGCCTCAGGATTTCTTTCTACAATTATTGCAATATGTAAGAGTCCTAGAGTTAAACCATATTTATCTATTTTTTTCTGCATCAACTGAGTTACCCTTTGATGAATATTTTTAAATTGCATAGCTAAATCTGTCTCAATCACAATTACCTCCAAATACTTTAGCGTTAAAGTAATAATACTTTAATGTTAAACTATTAAAAATTTAATGTCAAATAAGATATAATATGAAGAATGAGCTTAATAGTTTTTATAAACTGTTCCTTTATATTATTTTTTAAATTTTAATTTTTTCTACTTATTTTCTATAAAAAAAGAATCTCCAATACTAGTTGAAGATTCTTATATTATTTATATTACACCCTAGTGCAAATTATTTTTCTCTAGCTTATCCATAATTATATTTATACTCTGCTTAACTAAGTCTATTGCTTCTGTTTCACTTCTTCCCTTATGTTTAATTTCATTTCCTCCTTTTTTAGCAATAGCTTTAAAAGGGTAATCTTTTTCATTGTTTTTTATAACTTCAATTTCATAACCTCTATATTCATTCATAATATATCCCCCCTTTATATTTATAATTATATTTCAATTTATCAGAATATTCAATTTATTTTTAATTATGTCATATAATTTTATAGTTTGCAGTCATTTATAAATTTATTCATATTAATTTTAGCTAAATATAAAAAACTGACTTCCGTAAATACAGAAATCAGCTTTTAAAATATTATATTATACTTCATTTTTCCACTTACTTGGTGCAAATAAAGCTATGATTGTAAATAACTCTAATCTTCCTAATAACATTAGGATAGAAAGTAAAAAAATACTAAAATCACTAAATACACTAAAATTAAACATAGGCCCTATAACCCCAAATCCTGGGCCTACATTG from Clostridium isatidis harbors:
- a CDS encoding MFS transporter, producing the protein MKVKLYSLMVLLNSYLGGLLVPILSLLLMSKGISLSNLSIIMGIYAITVVFLELPTGVIADVMGRKKTFCLSLLISLISSLVLLFGHGFIIMCVAMILFGLSRALSSGSFDALFIDSYIEAFGKDKLNRITTRLAVLDSLGLSAGALSGGFFPEIKSNLFSNFGSYDLNIIIRIILTIIVLVLSIIFIKDISTTENEERIPIKEHIKKSSSFVKGNLTVLCIFISAFATGFFLSALETYWQPHFISIMPNKSMMGLLGIMAFLYFVAAMSGGIISNKIIDKYKLNLKSMYVVVRLLLAFILILTAFQKNIFLFIIFYTMIYLMLGMANIPEAVILNGEIPNKIRASILSVNSLVMQLGGLAGSLVSSFLISYISIPALWVVAGVVILISVLLTSKKLLVSKNDKE
- a CDS encoding helix-turn-helix domain-containing protein, with the translated sequence MEDSNKIVLKTDKELKILMSPIRQKIIRFMRIEGKPVTSKYIADKLSMSPSSAQHHIKQLESLNIVEFDHSEVINGITAKYLRLTDKTISIGQSLDDDLSLNREILAKNILSEIYDNFQSTITKMKPLLVDELNKGNKFADFLSGVVHLTKEDANELYSVISDFIEKRSKPSNDTHPFEYALIAYRTDLNNDDGKA
- a CDS encoding nitroreductase family protein; amino-acid sequence: MFKDLVKKSRSYRRFYGDKKITKDQLKELVELVRYTPSAANLQPLKYILVCEEEINKKVYETLSWAGYLREWDGPIESERPTAYVIMLRDKTLTKKQSADEGICAQTICLGAAEVGLGGCILGSINRAKLTENLNISDDFEIALVIALGYPKENVIIEDMDEGGSIKYYRDEEGNHYVPKRSLEELIVKEI
- a CDS encoding ABC transporter ATP-binding protein, producing the protein MSKNRQLRPNDPKKTIKRLFKYLRYNKALLWCGIIFIILSSIAQIGTNAMLSPIIDTLVKGDGMRIFIRYLIIMGMLVIVISLSEYLGNLFMAKLAQRTIHKIREDMFSHMEKLPISYFDRNSHGDLMSTFTNDVDMLNQAFEQGISQIIVSVITVVGTFIMMLFISPILTIIVVIMLAVMLAFTNYVGKKSTRYFRAQQAALADMNGYIEEMMSGQKVVKVFNYEKRAINTFDKKNEELRKASSSAATYGVMLLPIMGNLSYVLYALISMGGAFLVMINKLSIGNIASYLQYTRTISRPITQVSNQLNTLFAALAGAERIFKVLDEKVEIDEGDVTLVRREDGTAYWKVPNKNGGYEEVALRGDITFENVDFGYLPGQRVLKNISLYAKPGQKIAFVGSTGAGKTTITNLINRFYEISDGKVLYDGIDIRRINKQDLRSTMSIVLQDVHLFEGTIADNIRYGRLDATDEEVKEAAKLANAHYFIKNLPQGYDTMLTEDGHNLSQGERQLLSIARAAVADPTILILDEATSSVDTRTEKLISEGMDKLMEGRTTFVIAHRLSTVRDSNAIMVLEQGRIIERGNHEDLMKQKGRYYNLNTGAIELD
- a CDS encoding ABC transporter ATP-binding protein, coding for MKKLLPYMKKYKVFAILSPILMILEVLADIVIPYLMSLIVDIGIVNRDINYIVRLGIIMIISALLGMTFGVMSSHYGARAGYGFAAEIRAEIFRKIQAFSFANLDKFSVSSLITRLTNDCNTLGQVAMMSLRMAIRAPFLLLFALIMAFNINASLAKIFMVVLPLTAIIIAVVMIKARPLFRMLQTKIDRVNAIIQENLIGIRVVKSFNRQKHEEKRFKERNDSVRDTAIKAVSLVVTLMPAFNLMVFSTIIAVLWFGGQKVTAGTMGSGELISFITYIIQVLMALMLMSFFLMQLMRGIASGGRIIEVLETESEIKEILEPVKELKDGAISFKNVNFVYPGSKERTLRDINFNIKSGEVLGIIGSTGSSKSTLVQLIPRLYDVTEGEVIVGGLNVKNYDIKALRNQVAFVLQKNTLFSGTIRENMKWGNENATDEEIINALKQAQAWEFVSKYEDGLDHRVEQGGDNFSGGQKQRLSIARALLKSPKILILDDSTSAVDMTTDAKIQRAFKEELGHITTIIIAQRISSIQHADRIIVMNEGEIEALGDHETLMKVSPIYKEIYESQKKGVVGE
- a CDS encoding MarR family winged helix-turn-helix transcriptional regulator is translated as MIETDLAMQFKNIHQRVTQLMQKKIDKYGLTLGLLHIAIIVERNPEANQKDIAEEMKVTEGAISTSIKRLLNLKVLKQIPLESDMRYNRLVLTELGKSIIDDYRDHLPNIYKEMFNEFSQEELLKLSSFLSKINNNLNNMRN